The genomic stretch ATCATCACAAAAGGTGCATAACGTTTGGAGCTGGGTTGATAGGTGATGAAAGTATTGAGTGTTATACATGGCTGTTCAAGACATTTTAGGAAGCAATGGGCGGGTGCCAACCGAAAATTATAATTACTGATCAGGACAAATCAATGAAGTCGGTGGTCCCGGTAGTGTTTAAGGAGTCAACACACAGACTGTGCATGTGGCACATAATGAAGAAACTAAGAGAGAAAGTCAGTTATCAACTGTTTCAAGATGAGGATTTTAAGACCAGGCTCAAtaggtgtgtttggaacaaccaacTTGAGCCTGATGAATTCGAAGAACAATGGGGGAAGATAATGACTGATTATCAACTTGTAGAACACGAGTGGTTTTCAGATTTGTACGATCTCAGGGAACAGTGGATCCCTGCCTACTTTAAAGATTTTTCAATGTCTGGCTTGATGAGGGTTACTTCTAGGTCTGAGAGTGAAAACAGTTTCTTTGACAGGTTCCTCACACCTCATTTGACCCGTGTTGAGTTTTGGGTGTGCTATGAGAGTGCCTTGGAAGCACAAAGACAAAACAGTCCAAATTGAACAAAGGACAACAAACACTCAAATCCCACGGAAAAAAAGTCAAACCTTGAAGTCCATGCTTCTGAAATGTACTCGcacaacattttcaaagactTCCAAACAGAATTGGTTGCGCTTTGTCGATTGCCGTTTTAAAGATGTggagaagattgatgagacaaaaatatatattctaacAGACTTGCGAGATACCAAATAAGTCATGGAACGTAGCATATTCACCGGATAACATGGAGATTACTTGTTCTGTTCTATGTTTCGAGAATGGGCTTGTTGTGCGAGCACTCGCCTTTGGATTCTACACAACCAAGATTTTCAGAAAATACCAGAACAATACATAACGCAAAGATGGACAAAAGCTGCAATGAGTAAGCCTGTCTTTGACAAAGATGGCAAATGATAGATGTCTCTCAAAAGTTTTCGACCGGAAAAGTTTGAGTCTTGAGTATGTGGCAAGAGGTTTATTCTTGTGTCAGCGTAGCTGAGTGTGATGATAACGACATGAAGCTTTTGATTAAAAAACTGAGAGATATTAGATTGGATATGATTAGTAACAGAAGTGTACGAGCAAAAAATAAAGGCAagatgaaagaaatagaaaagtacGTAGGCTGCAAAATACCTGAGAAGTTGGTGATTCATGTTCctaaaaaatctaaaaacaagggtaggacc from Silene latifolia isolate original U9 population chromosome 2, ASM4854445v1, whole genome shotgun sequence encodes the following:
- the LOC141641065 gene encoding protein FAR-RED IMPAIRED RESPONSE 1-like — protein: MGGCQPKIIITDQDKSMKSVVPVVFKESTHRLCMWHIMKKLREKVSYQLFQDEDFKTRLNRCVWNNQLEPDEFEEQWGKIMTDYQLVEHEWFSDLYDLREQWIPAYFKDFSMSGLMRVTSRSESENSFFDRFLTPHLTRVEFWVCYESALEAQRQNSPN